From a single Glycine soja cultivar W05 chromosome 19, ASM419377v2, whole genome shotgun sequence genomic region:
- the LOC114398175 gene encoding uncharacterized protein LOC114398175 isoform X2 produces MSAFPNGSNSNLDNLLLQTMMGRLQLRAPINNPLVTQSLEDFLLTDLGDDDDDNEGEETFEGQSELAREEAKLEREVIKIILSGNGESVLMPNSGQAVSVRDHHICVGFQDEEGSGYRVWEWHGHIMAFDEEFGYNPEYIYGNYFQWFKARPFSVAAVADARADVEKEEEEEEEKLENQGLRELIDSKDSADARILHRNINAASPSLTGTR; encoded by the exons ATGAGTGCATTCCCGAACGGTTCCAACTCGAACCTCGACAACCTCCTCCTCCAAACCATGATGGGCAGGCTCCAGCTGCGAGCTCCGATAAACAACCCCTTGGTCACACAGTCCCTCGAGGACTTCCTATTAACCGATCTCGgcgacgacgacgacgacaaCGAGGGCGAGGAAACCTTCGAGGGACAGTCGGAGCTCGCGAGAGAGGAGGCCAAGCTAGAAAGGGAAGTCATCAAGATCATCCTCAGCGGAAACGGAGAGTCTGTTCTCATGCCCAATTCGGGGCAGGCCGTGTCGGTTCGCGACCACCACATATGCGTGGGGTTTCAAGACGAAGAGGGTTCTGGGTATCGCGTGTGGGAGTGGCATGGCCACATCATGGCTTTTGATGAGGAATTTGGGTACAATCCTGAGTATATATACGGTAATTACTTTCAGTGGTTTAAGGCTAGACCTTTTTCTGTTGCTGCTGTTGCCGATGCTAGGGCTGATGTtgagaaagaggaagaagaagaggaggaaaaactggaaaaTCAGGGTTTGAGGGAGTTGATTGATAGCAAGGATTCCGCGGATGCTCGCATTCTTCACAGGAACATCAACGCTGCTTCTCCAAG CCTGACAGGTACTAGATAA
- the LOC114398175 gene encoding uncharacterized protein LOC114398175 isoform X1 — protein MSAFPNGSNSNLDNLLLQTMMGRLQLRAPINNPLVTQSLEDFLLTDLGDDDDDNEGEETFEGQSELAREEAKLEREVIKIILSGNGESVLMPNSGQAVSVRDHHICVGFQDEEGSGYRVWEWHGHIMAFDEEFGYNPEYIYGNYFQWFKARPFSVAAVADARADVEKEEEEEEEKLENQGLRELIDSKDSADARILHRNINAASPRLFIFFMANLVNGAIDCLNGV, from the exons ATGAGTGCATTCCCGAACGGTTCCAACTCGAACCTCGACAACCTCCTCCTCCAAACCATGATGGGCAGGCTCCAGCTGCGAGCTCCGATAAACAACCCCTTGGTCACACAGTCCCTCGAGGACTTCCTATTAACCGATCTCGgcgacgacgacgacgacaaCGAGGGCGAGGAAACCTTCGAGGGACAGTCGGAGCTCGCGAGAGAGGAGGCCAAGCTAGAAAGGGAAGTCATCAAGATCATCCTCAGCGGAAACGGAGAGTCTGTTCTCATGCCCAATTCGGGGCAGGCCGTGTCGGTTCGCGACCACCACATATGCGTGGGGTTTCAAGACGAAGAGGGTTCTGGGTATCGCGTGTGGGAGTGGCATGGCCACATCATGGCTTTTGATGAGGAATTTGGGTACAATCCTGAGTATATATACGGTAATTACTTTCAGTGGTTTAAGGCTAGACCTTTTTCTGTTGCTGCTGTTGCCGATGCTAGGGCTGATGTtgagaaagaggaagaagaagaggaggaaaaactggaaaaTCAGGGTTTGAGGGAGTTGATTGATAGCAAGGATTCCGCGGATGCTCGCATTCTTCACAGGAACATCAACGCTGCTTCTCCAAG gttgttcattttttttatggcaAACCTTGTTAATGGGGCGATTGATTGCTTGAATGGGGTATAA